In Erigeron canadensis isolate Cc75 chromosome 1, C_canadensis_v1, whole genome shotgun sequence, a single window of DNA contains:
- the LOC122581766 gene encoding probable receptor-like protein kinase At5g18500, with protein sequence MFSCYGFWKKKSKKENKRITLSQKVSVLSTEIKDIRVDHNSANTLKGQDDKSNTLWDKFSEKDKDSYKISERTSVEKNNFVDNSSRLESFNQEEMDNLYRSSSHPMSGTSPLSGLPEFSHLGWGHWFTLRDLEVATNKFSKDNIIGEGGYGIVYRGHLVNGSQVAVKKILNNVGQAEKEFRVEVEAIGHVRHKNLVRLLGYCIEGTHRMLVYEYVNNGNLEQWLHGAMREHGYLTWEARMKVIMGTAKALSYLHEAIEPKVVHRDIKASNILIDGEFNAKLSDFGLAKLLGAGKSHITTRVMGTFGYVAPEYANTGLLNEKSDVYSFGVLLLEAITGRDPVDYGRPAEEVNLVDWLKTMVGNRQSEEVVDPDITTKPSRSALKRALLTALRCVDPHSNKRPTMGEVVRMLESDEYQLTREGKRRLRSQSSVAEPVNSDAKKVIE encoded by the exons ATGTTTTCATGTTATGGTTTCTGGAAGAAGAAatccaagaaagaaaacaagAGAATTACACTTAGCCAAAAAGTGAGTGTTTTATCAACTGAGATCAAAGACATAAGAGTTGATCATAATTCAGCTAATACTCTTAAAGGCCAAGATGATAAGTCCAATACTTTATGGGACAAATTCAGTGAAAAAGATAAGGATTCATACAAGATTTCAGAAAGAACGAGCGTTGAAAAGAATAATTTTGTTGATAATAGTAGTCGGTTAGAATCATTtaatcaagaagagatggataATCTTTATAGATCATCTTCACACCCTATGAGTGGGACGTCTCCTTTATCTGGTTTGCCTGAGTTTTCTCATCTTGGTTGGGGTCATTGGTTTACGTTAAGGGATCTTGAAGTAGCCACAAACAAATTTTCCAAGGACAACATTATTGGTGAAGGTGGTTATGGAATAGTATATCGTGGTCATCTTGTTAATGGCTCTCAAGTGGCAGTCAAAAAAATACTCAACAATGT AGGACAAGCAGAGAAGGAATTCAGGGTAGAAGTTGAAGCAATTGGTCATGTTCGGCACAAAAACTTAGTTAGGCTTCTTGGTTATTGTATCGAAGGAACACATAG GATGTTGGTTTATGAGTATGTGAACAATGGTAACTTAGAGCAATGGTTACATGGAGCTATGCGAGAGCATGGTTATCTTACTTGGGAAGCTCGCATGAAAGTTATCATGGGTACTGCTAAGGC GCTTTCATACTTGCACGAGGCTATTGAGCCAAAAGTGGTGCACCGAGATATCAAAGCTAGTAATATACTGATAGATGGTGAATTTAATGCTAAGCTATCTGACTTTGGACTGGCTAAGTTATTAGGTGCTGGGAAGAGTCATATTACAACCAGAGTAATGGGCACGTTTGGATACGTAGCTCCAGAATATGCAAACACAGGGCTTTTGAATGAAAAGAGCGATGTTTATAGTTTTGGAGTTTTGCTCTTGGAAGCAATCACGGGAAGGGATCCTGTAGATTATGGTCGTCCAGCAGAAGAG GTAAACCTGGTTGATTGGTTGAAAACTATGGTTGGAAATAGGCAGTCAGAAGAGGTTGTGGACCCTGACATTACTACGAAGCCATCTAGAAGTGCACTTAAACGGGCTCTTTTAACAGCTTTGAGGTGTGTGGATCCTCATTCAAACAAGAGACCAACCATGGGAGAAGTTGTTCGCATGCTTGAATCCGACGAGTACCAGTTAACTAGAGAG GGGAAAAGACGGCTCAGGAGTCAAAGTAGTGTCGCCGAACCTGTGAACTCTGATGCCAAAAAGGTTATTGAATGA